From a region of the Emcibacteraceae bacterium genome:
- a CDS encoding hotdog domain-containing protein, which yields MATFKVTRKIRFGQTDAAGITYYPRLVEMINDIVEDFFADVVKFSYKEMIVETDYGVPTVNLNVTFKRPAELEDYVDWYLNVTKIGRSSFTVEIEAKVAETEILSAIVTLAYIKGKGAIMKSHPLPAHVKKIMQDYMK from the coding sequence ATGGCCACTTTTAAGGTAACACGTAAAATCCGTTTCGGGCAGACAGATGCCGCCGGGATTACTTATTATCCGCGTCTGGTTGAAATGATAAATGACATTGTTGAGGATTTTTTCGCCGATGTGGTTAAATTCAGCTACAAAGAAATGATCGTCGAAACCGATTACGGAGTTCCGACCGTAAATCTCAATGTTACATTCAAGCGCCCGGCTGAGTTAGAAGATTACGTGGATTGGTATTTGAATGTAACCAAAATCGGCCGTTCGTCCTTTACTGTGGAAATTGAAGCAAAAGTCGCGGAAACTGAGATTCTCAGCGCCATTGTGACCTTGGCCTATATTAAGGGAAAAGGGGCCATTATGAAAAGCCATCCGCTTCCTGCCCATGTGAAAAAAATTATGCAAGATTATATGAAATAG
- a CDS encoding 3-hydroxyacyl-CoA dehydrogenase NAD-binding domain-containing protein — MSVVSTEIYNDIAVITIDIPPVNALSHAVREGVSQALSDVGVKYEVKAIILRCAGRTFCAGADISEFGKPPKSPSLPELMDQMDKIDIPLIAAIHGTALGGGFELALCCHYRILEASAKVGLPEVNLGLIPGAGGTQRLPRLTGVSQALDMITTGKPVSAEKALSLKIADRVSQNNLEQDALAIAEDIIKNNIPVKRVSDLDIKDNSEVFDIFAKKIAARTRGFLAPAAAIEAVKAATTLSFKEGLMVEREQFIKLVEGAQSKAQRHLFFAEREAAKVPGIDKNTAVYDIRQVAVIGGGIMGCGIAVNFLNIQLPVTLLEISPDACDAARQKISGIYASSVKKGRITEVQKEKMLAGLTLTCKYEDISNTDLVIEAVFENMDIKKQVFEKLDSVAKPTAILATNTSFLDINEMASATSRPQNVLGLHFFSPAHIMPLLEIVRTDHTSNEVLATALKLAKMIGKTAVVSGVCYGFIANRMSSCYGREAGLLLLEGADVEQVDRVLYEFGMPMGMFTMLDMAGIDIGVMARENLSPELYDQRAFAIHAALVKDGHKGQKTGTGFYIYDGGQKIINPMVTELAKKFAEEFQIRRRTISDKEIEERCIFALINEGYKIVGEGIAIRASDVDVVYTAAFGFPRYKGGPLFYAEQIGLDYVIRKINEFAEKHGDRWWQPSDLMIKLATK; from the coding sequence GTGAGTGTTGTTTCCACTGAAATATACAATGATATAGCGGTGATCACCATTGATATTCCACCGGTGAACGCGCTTTCACATGCAGTACGGGAAGGCGTTTCGCAGGCTTTGTCGGATGTGGGCGTAAAGTATGAAGTCAAGGCAATAATCTTACGTTGTGCCGGGCGCACCTTCTGTGCCGGTGCCGATATTTCAGAATTTGGAAAACCACCCAAATCCCCAAGCTTACCGGAACTGATGGATCAAATGGATAAAATCGATATTCCTTTGATTGCTGCCATTCATGGTACGGCCCTTGGGGGCGGATTTGAACTGGCGCTTTGCTGTCATTACCGGATATTGGAAGCGTCAGCAAAAGTCGGGCTGCCGGAAGTAAATCTGGGGCTTATACCCGGTGCGGGCGGGACCCAGCGGCTCCCCCGTTTGACAGGCGTTTCTCAGGCATTGGACATGATCACAACCGGAAAGCCAGTTTCAGCAGAAAAAGCCTTGTCGCTTAAAATTGCGGATCGGGTCAGCCAAAATAATCTGGAACAGGATGCTCTGGCAATTGCTGAAGACATTATAAAAAACAATATTCCGGTAAAAAGAGTAAGTGATCTAGACATCAAAGATAATTCTGAAGTTTTTGATATATTTGCAAAAAAAATAGCTGCCCGAACTCGTGGTTTTCTTGCGCCAGCGGCAGCGATAGAAGCTGTGAAAGCTGCCACCACCTTATCTTTTAAAGAGGGGTTAATGGTTGAACGGGAACAATTTATAAAACTTGTTGAAGGGGCGCAGTCAAAAGCCCAGCGCCATCTGTTTTTTGCAGAACGTGAAGCAGCAAAAGTGCCCGGTATTGATAAAAACACAGCCGTTTATGATATTAGGCAGGTTGCGGTCATCGGCGGTGGCATTATGGGCTGCGGCATTGCTGTGAATTTCTTAAATATACAGCTTCCAGTCACTTTATTGGAAATCTCCCCCGACGCATGTGATGCCGCGAGGCAGAAAATTTCTGGTATATATGCTTCATCAGTCAAAAAGGGCCGCATCACGGAAGTTCAGAAAGAAAAGATGTTGGCCGGGCTTACCCTTACCTGCAAATATGAAGATATTTCAAATACTGATCTTGTGATTGAGGCTGTGTTTGAAAATATGGATATTAAAAAACAGGTGTTTGAAAAACTGGATAGTGTGGCAAAACCAACCGCGATCCTGGCGACAAACACATCTTTTCTTGATATTAATGAAATGGCCAGCGCGACATCGCGACCACAGAATGTTCTTGGCCTTCATTTTTTTAGCCCGGCCCATATTATGCCGCTTTTAGAAATTGTTAGAACGGATCATACGTCGAACGAGGTACTGGCAACGGCATTGAAATTGGCAAAAATGATTGGGAAAACGGCTGTGGTATCCGGGGTTTGCTACGGCTTTATCGCCAACCGGATGTCCTCCTGTTATGGACGGGAGGCAGGACTACTTCTGCTTGAAGGGGCAGATGTTGAGCAGGTTGACCGCGTACTTTATGAATTCGGTATGCCGATGGGCATGTTTACCATGCTTGACATGGCCGGTATAGATATTGGGGTGATGGCGCGTGAAAATCTTAGTCCTGAGCTATATGATCAAAGGGCTTTTGCTATTCATGCGGCATTGGTGAAGGATGGGCATAAGGGGCAGAAAACAGGGACAGGATTTTATATTTATGACGGGGGTCAAAAGATAATAAATCCGATGGTTACTGAACTGGCCAAAAAATTTGCGGAAGAATTTCAGATCAGGCGCCGCACTATCAGTGACAAAGAAATAGAAGAGCGCTGCATATTTGCCCTGATCAATGAAGGCTATAAAATTGTTGGGGAAGGTATTGCCATAAGAGCAAGTGATGTTGATGTGGTTTATACCGCTGCATTCGGTTTTCCCCGTTATAAAGGCGGGCCGCTTTTTTATGCGGAGCAAATAGGGCTTGATTATGTGATTCGTAAAATAAATGAATTTGCTGAAAAACATGGTGATCGATGGTGGCAGCCGTCGGATCTTATGATAAAATTGGCCACAAAATAA
- a CDS encoding CDGSH iron-sulfur domain-containing protein yields the protein MTEKKDKYVAENKPTLVSLEAGKKYAWCTCKLSKNQPFCDGSHKATNKRPMVFTADKDEDVLLCVCKATKSGPYCDGSHNNLEDVYAEATPEEVESMKGSHFVERENGKALIDGGAYVLTPQAENDKVAGNLRYQPVISEEDGATKLSLHKLSVSPGTTPWLEYKGVDTVLYFVDGKGKVDIAGREFDVAAEAGIYVRPGESFRVIAKENMTIYATACPMLSELSVLDENQSEFQADFPERYVAFDLATANVMANRFYQELVDKKVGSNEVTQFIGQIPKSRAAMHRHLYEEAIVILSGFGRMWTGTKWATVECGDVLFLPHRQGHSLECTADDGMLLMGVFYPSGSPAINY from the coding sequence ATGACAGAAAAAAAAGACAAATATGTTGCAGAAAATAAACCGACGCTTGTTAGTCTAGAGGCTGGTAAAAAATACGCCTGGTGCACCTGTAAGCTCAGTAAAAACCAGCCTTTCTGTGATGGTTCCCATAAAGCGACGAACAAGAGGCCAATGGTTTTTACCGCTGATAAGGATGAAGATGTGCTTCTTTGTGTCTGTAAGGCGACAAAGTCCGGTCCTTATTGCGATGGATCCCATAATAACCTTGAAGATGTTTATGCCGAAGCCACCCCCGAAGAAGTGGAGAGCATGAAAGGATCCCACTTTGTTGAGCGCGAAAATGGCAAGGCGCTCATTGACGGTGGGGCCTATGTTTTAACGCCGCAGGCGGAAAATGATAAAGTGGCGGGAAACTTAAGGTACCAGCCTGTTATTTCGGAAGAGGACGGGGCAACAAAACTAAGTCTTCATAAATTATCAGTTTCACCCGGAACAACACCGTGGCTTGAATATAAGGGGGTTGATACGGTTCTATATTTTGTTGATGGAAAAGGCAAAGTTGATATCGCAGGACGGGAATTTGATGTTGCTGCTGAGGCTGGTATTTATGTAAGGCCCGGTGAATCATTCCGCGTTATTGCAAAAGAAAATATGACCATTTATGCAACAGCCTGCCCGATGCTCAGTGAGCTAAGTGTGTTAGATGAAAATCAAAGTGAATTTCAAGCCGATTTTCCCGAGCGCTATGTGGCATTCGACCTTGCGACGGCTAATGTTATGGCCAACCGTTTTTATCAGGAACTCGTCGATAAAAAAGTTGGGTCAAATGAGGTTACCCAGTTTATCGGCCAGATCCCAAAATCCCGTGCAGCCATGCATCGCCACCTTTATGAGGAGGCCATTGTTATTCTATCCGGTTTTGGCCGGATGTGGACAGGCACCAAATGGGCGACGGTTGAATGCGGTGATGTATTGTTCCTGCCGCACCGTCAGGGCCATTCCCTCGAATGTACGGCGGATGATGGCATGCTTCTTATGGGCGTTTTTTATCCATCAGGCAGTCCGGCAATTAACTATTAG
- a CDS encoding aminotransferase class V-fold PLP-dependent enzyme → MKSMEDYRKHFPIFKNKVYINSCSYAALSNEVEAAFLSYLKDRHMLGADWINWCDRLERVRGLFAKLLSAKVSEIAVTASASASLSAVSSSLDFSGPRKKIVTTDLAFPTEAQAWHALKKNGAEVVHVKEKNGMIDLDELERRVDDKTLLVAVPLVCYRNGALADIPKIRDIARKNGAMILVDAYQGVGAVPINAADWDVDFIVGGSLKYLLSTAGVGFLYVREGLISKSSPTQTGWFAQEDIHAMLIHDNIPANSARRFEQGTPAVPNLYAAEAGLNLILEIGVENIRKHVAALNEYLKEGVQKIGGKLMSPVDPEQHGAMITVASTDQYALVERLAEQNIVASCRDGNLRLSAHFYNNSQDIEAVLSALKDNQNLLA, encoded by the coding sequence ATGAAATCAATGGAAGACTATCGGAAACATTTTCCGATTTTTAAAAATAAGGTTTATATCAACAGCTGTTCCTATGCCGCTCTCTCGAACGAGGTTGAAGCGGCTTTCTTGAGCTATCTTAAAGACAGGCACATGCTTGGGGCGGACTGGATCAACTGGTGTGATCGTCTTGAAAGGGTCCGGGGTCTGTTTGCAAAGCTGCTTTCTGCAAAGGTCAGTGAAATTGCGGTTACGGCATCGGCATCGGCATCTTTAAGCGCGGTATCAAGCAGTCTTGATTTTTCAGGTCCCCGAAAAAAAATCGTTACGACCGATCTAGCTTTTCCTACGGAGGCTCAAGCCTGGCATGCGCTTAAAAAAAATGGTGCAGAAGTCGTCCATGTAAAAGAAAAAAATGGCATGATTGACCTGGATGAACTTGAAAGACGGGTTGATGACAAGACCCTGTTGGTGGCTGTTCCCTTGGTGTGCTACCGAAATGGGGCCCTTGCCGATATCCCTAAAATTCGTGATATTGCCCGAAAAAATGGCGCGATGATTCTGGTTGATGCCTATCAGGGAGTTGGTGCGGTACCGATCAATGCCGCTGACTGGGATGTTGATTTCATCGTTGGCGGCTCTCTTAAATATCTGCTTTCTACTGCTGGTGTTGGTTTTCTTTATGTCCGTGAGGGTTTGATCAGTAAATCAAGCCCAACCCAAACCGGATGGTTTGCCCAGGAAGATATCCATGCCATGCTCATCCATGATAATATTCCGGCAAATTCTGCCAGACGTTTTGAACAGGGAACACCGGCGGTGCCCAATCTTTATGCCGCGGAGGCAGGTCTAAACCTAATTCTTGAAATAGGTGTTGAGAATATCAGAAAACATGTAGCTGCCCTTAATGAATATCTGAAGGAAGGGGTTCAAAAAATTGGCGGAAAGCTGATGTCACCTGTCGATCCGGAGCAGCATGGTGCCATGATTACTGTTGCCTCAACCGATCAATATGCACTGGTTGAGAGATTGGCTGAGCAGAATATTGTCGCCTCATGTCGGGATGGAAATTTACGGCTTTCGGCCCATTTTTATAATAATAGTCAGGATATTGAGGCGGTCTTGTCGGCTCTTAAGGATAATCAAAACCTGCTGGCATAA